From one Nocardioides scoriae genomic stretch:
- a CDS encoding MBL fold metallo-hydrolase — translation MSDPTASSRFVEVADRVWVARYDWFDVNVSVVEGERGLLVVDTHASRAAAEEVLVDLRRLSARPVVEIVNTHVHVDHVLGNGAFRAAYGAVPVTAHEEAAAALPEQAAAAQAHARGSDDPREQGIADTEVVVPDHTFSSVTAIDLGDRVVELVHPGRGHTSGDLVARVEGADVLLAGDLVEEAGNPVWGEDSWPMDWPLSLDLVLSLAGPGTVVVPGHGAPVDLDFVTEQRSAIGVVAETVRDLAGRGVPLSQALDTGQWPYPAEELVHAVRRGYEQLPRSQKRLPLV, via the coding sequence GTGTCGGACCCCACAGCCAGCTCCCGTTTCGTCGAGGTCGCCGACCGCGTGTGGGTGGCCCGCTACGACTGGTTCGACGTCAACGTCAGCGTGGTCGAGGGCGAGCGCGGACTGCTCGTCGTCGACACCCACGCGTCCCGCGCGGCGGCCGAGGAGGTGCTCGTCGACCTGCGGCGGCTCTCGGCGCGCCCGGTGGTCGAGATCGTCAACACCCACGTGCACGTCGACCACGTGCTGGGCAACGGCGCGTTCCGGGCGGCGTACGGCGCGGTGCCGGTCACCGCCCACGAGGAGGCCGCGGCCGCGCTGCCCGAGCAGGCCGCCGCCGCGCAGGCCCACGCCCGCGGCTCGGACGACCCGCGCGAGCAGGGCATCGCCGACACCGAGGTCGTGGTGCCGGACCACACCTTCTCCTCGGTCACCGCCATCGACCTCGGCGACCGCGTCGTCGAGCTCGTCCACCCGGGCCGGGGCCACACCTCGGGCGACCTGGTGGCGCGCGTCGAGGGCGCCGACGTGCTGCTGGCCGGCGACCTGGTCGAGGAGGCCGGCAACCCCGTGTGGGGCGAGGACAGCTGGCCGATGGACTGGCCGCTCAGCCTCGACCTGGTGCTCAGCCTGGCCGGGCCGGGCACGGTCGTCGTCCCGGGCCACGGCGCGCCCGTCGACCTCGACTTCGTCACCGAGCAGCGCTCGGCGATCGGGGTCGTGGCCGAGACGGTCCGCGACCTGGCCGGCCGCGGCGTACCCCTCTCGCAGGCGCTGGACACCGGCCAGTGGCCCTACCCCGCGGAGGAGCTGGTCCACGCGGTGCGCCGCGGCTACGAGCAGCTGCCCCGCTCGCAGAAGCGGCTGCCGCTGGTCTAG
- a CDS encoding 16S rRNA (uracil(1498)-N(3))-methyltransferase codes for MSLAVFLGPVTDARVGDVVVVEGDEARHAVVVRRTAVGEQVVLADGAGTAATCTVTATTKSTLTATVDDVRRSDRPTPTVTVVQAIPKGERAELAVEVLTEIGTDRIVPWAAARCVGVWRGERAAKSLAKWRATARESAKQSRRAWLPEVTEMATTAEVADLLAGVDLAVVLHEAATDSLADLPVAEATSIAVVVGPEGGLTDDELAALAPAHVVRTGDPVLRTSTAGVAAVAALLSRTSRWG; via the coding sequence GTGAGCCTGGCCGTCTTCCTCGGTCCCGTGACGGACGCCCGCGTCGGCGACGTCGTGGTGGTCGAGGGCGACGAGGCGCGGCACGCGGTCGTGGTGCGGCGCACGGCCGTCGGCGAGCAGGTCGTGCTCGCCGACGGCGCCGGCACCGCGGCGACCTGCACGGTCACCGCGACCACGAAGTCGACCCTGACCGCGACCGTCGACGACGTGCGCCGCAGCGACCGCCCGACCCCCACGGTCACCGTCGTGCAGGCGATCCCCAAGGGCGAGCGCGCCGAGCTGGCCGTCGAGGTGCTGACCGAGATCGGTACCGACCGGATCGTGCCCTGGGCCGCCGCCCGCTGCGTCGGCGTCTGGCGCGGCGAGCGGGCCGCGAAGTCGCTGGCCAAGTGGCGCGCGACGGCGCGGGAGTCGGCCAAGCAGTCGCGCCGCGCCTGGCTGCCGGAGGTGACCGAGATGGCGACCACCGCCGAGGTCGCCGACCTGCTCGCCGGCGTCGACCTCGCCGTCGTCCTCCACGAGGCCGCGACCGACTCCCTGGCGGACCTGCCCGTCGCCGAGGCGACCTCGATCGCGGTGGTCGTCGGCCCCGAGGGCGGCCTCACCGACGACGAGCTCGCCGCCCTCGCCCCCGCCCACGTCGTCCGCACCGGCGACCCCGTCCTGCGCACCTCCACCGCCGGCGTCGCCGCCGTCGCCGCGCTCCTGTCGCGGACGTCGCGCTGGGGGTAG
- a CDS encoding RNA polymerase sigma factor, translating into MTTSDEARHPVDADTALERLHDAHHRGLVRLGTLLLGDPGRAEEVVQDTWVELYRRWDRVGGRVDDVAAYLRQAVVNRCRSVGRHRGVVVRHRAEPTPDAGPADEAVLAEVRRDAVLAAVARLPRRQREVVVLRYYLDLSEREIARTLGISQGAVKSHASRGSAALRARLSEHLEELR; encoded by the coding sequence GTGACGACCTCGGACGAGGCGCGCCACCCGGTGGACGCGGACACGGCGCTCGAGCGGCTGCACGACGCCCACCACCGTGGCCTGGTGCGGCTGGGCACGCTGCTGCTGGGTGACCCGGGACGGGCCGAGGAGGTCGTCCAGGACACCTGGGTGGAGCTCTACCGACGCTGGGACCGGGTCGGGGGCCGGGTCGACGACGTGGCGGCGTACCTGCGGCAGGCCGTGGTCAACCGCTGCCGCTCGGTGGGTCGGCACCGCGGCGTGGTGGTGCGCCACCGCGCCGAGCCGACGCCTGACGCGGGTCCGGCCGACGAGGCGGTGCTGGCCGAGGTGCGCCGGGACGCGGTCCTGGCTGCCGTCGCCCGCCTGCCGCGGCGACAGCGCGAGGTGGTGGTGCTGCGCTACTACCTCGACCTGTCCGAGCGCGAGATCGCCCGGACCCTCGGCATCAGCCAGGGCGCGGTGAAGAGCCACGCCTCCCGGGGCTCCGCCGCGCTGCGCGCCCGGCTGTCCGAGCACCTGGAGGAGCTCCGATGA
- the ybeY gene encoding rRNA maturation RNase YbeY, with translation MTIEIQNESGVELDELRVQRLARFVMDRMRVHPLAELSVSAVDEDTIAELNARWMDKQGPTDVLAFPMDELRPGLVNTEPEEGVLGDLVLCPSVAAAQAEQAGHAASDELDLLTVHGILHLLGYDHAEPEEHREMFALQAQLLGEWLGHDSRAAQHALAGES, from the coding sequence GTGACGATCGAGATCCAGAACGAGTCGGGCGTCGAGCTCGACGAGCTCCGGGTGCAGCGGCTGGCGCGCTTCGTGATGGACCGGATGCGCGTCCACCCGCTGGCCGAGCTGTCGGTGTCCGCCGTCGACGAGGACACCATCGCCGAGCTCAACGCCCGGTGGATGGACAAGCAGGGCCCCACAGACGTGCTGGCCTTCCCGATGGACGAGCTGCGTCCCGGCCTGGTCAACACCGAGCCGGAGGAGGGCGTGCTGGGCGACCTCGTGCTGTGCCCCTCCGTCGCGGCCGCCCAGGCCGAGCAGGCGGGCCACGCGGCCAGCGACGAGCTCGACCTGCTGACGGTCCACGGCATCCTGCACCTGCTGGGCTACGACCACGCCGAGCCGGAGGAGCACCGCGAGATGTTCGCCCTCCAGGCCCAGCTGCTGGGGGAGTGGCTCGGTCACGACTCCCGGGCCGCGCAGCACGCGCTGGCCGGCGAGAGCTGA
- the hrcA gene encoding heat-inducible transcriptional repressor HrcA produces MQEDRRLAVLRAIVEDYVATREPVGSRALVERHHLGVSPATVRNDMAALEEEGLIAQPHTSAGRIPTDKGYRFFVDRLTQVKPMSAAEKRAISRFLEGAHDLDDVISRSVRLLAQLTQQVAIVQYPVLARSTVRHVELVQLGGSRVLLVLILSTGRVEQRVVELPEELDTDTLAALRLRINLAATGQRITEAATALGELTQQVEPGDRTPVAVIGAALVEAMSNERTDERVVVGGTANLARFGDGFDRSIKPMLEALEEHVVLLKLLGEATTADAITVRIGHEGPYQELASTSVVATGYGPGEEIVGSLGVVGPTRMDYPGSMAAVRAVARYVSTILDQA; encoded by the coding sequence ATGCAGGAGGACCGTCGGCTCGCCGTGCTGCGAGCCATCGTCGAGGACTACGTCGCGACCCGCGAGCCGGTCGGGAGCCGCGCGCTCGTCGAGCGCCACCACCTCGGTGTCTCGCCCGCCACCGTGCGCAACGACATGGCCGCGCTCGAGGAGGAGGGGCTGATCGCCCAGCCCCACACCAGCGCCGGCCGCATCCCCACCGACAAGGGCTACCGCTTCTTCGTCGACCGGCTGACCCAGGTCAAGCCGATGTCGGCCGCCGAGAAGCGCGCCATCTCCCGCTTCCTCGAGGGCGCCCACGACCTCGACGACGTCATCTCGCGCTCGGTGCGGCTGCTCGCCCAGCTGACCCAGCAGGTGGCGATCGTGCAGTACCCCGTGCTCGCGCGCTCCACGGTGCGCCACGTCGAGCTGGTCCAGCTCGGCGGCAGCCGGGTGCTGCTGGTGCTGATCCTCTCGACCGGCCGCGTCGAGCAGCGCGTCGTGGAGCTGCCCGAGGAGCTCGACACCGACACGCTGGCCGCGCTGCGGCTGCGCATCAACCTGGCCGCCACCGGCCAGCGGATCACCGAGGCGGCGACCGCCCTGGGCGAGCTGACCCAGCAGGTCGAGCCCGGTGACCGGACCCCCGTGGCCGTCATCGGCGCGGCCCTGGTCGAGGCGATGTCGAACGAGCGCACCGACGAGCGCGTCGTGGTCGGCGGCACCGCCAACCTGGCCCGCTTCGGCGACGGCTTCGACCGCTCGATCAAGCCGATGCTCGAGGCGCTGGAGGAGCACGTCGTGCTGCTCAAGCTGCTCGGCGAGGCCACCACGGCCGACGCCATCACGGTGCGGATCGGGCACGAGGGTCCCTACCAGGAGCTCGCGTCCACCTCCGTGGTCGCCACCGGCTACGGCCCCGGCGAGGAGATCGTGGGATCCCTCGGCGTGGTCGGTCCCACCCGCATGGACTACCCCGGGTCGATGGCCGCCGTGCGCGCCGTCGCCCGCTACGTCTCCACCATCCTCGACCAGGCCTGA
- a CDS encoding PhoH family protein, translating to MTEPRSADSTEQARTQHSVVVPTSINMVSLLGPSDEHLTQMEKAFDADIHVRGNEITLTGVASDVALAERALDELVTLIRTGQGLQAETVERVITMLKAETTERPADVLSLNILSNRGRTIRPKTLNQKRYVDSIDKHTVVFGIGPAGTGKTYLAMAKAVQALQAKKVNRIILTRPAVEAGERLGFLPGTLSEKIDPYLRPLYDALHDMLDPETIPKLLASNTIEVAPLAYMRGRTLNDAFIILDEAQNTSPEQMKMFLTRLGFGSKIVVTGDVTQVDLPTGTKSGLRVVESILDDVEDIAFNRLTGHDVVRHRLVGKIVAAYDEFDARPAAQGERR from the coding sequence ATGACTGAACCCCGCAGCGCCGACAGCACCGAGCAGGCTCGCACCCAGCACTCGGTCGTCGTCCCCACCAGCATCAACATGGTCTCCCTGCTCGGTCCCAGCGACGAGCACCTCACGCAGATGGAGAAGGCGTTCGACGCCGACATCCACGTCCGCGGCAACGAGATCACCCTCACCGGCGTCGCCTCCGACGTGGCGCTGGCCGAGCGCGCCCTCGACGAGCTCGTGACCCTGATCCGCACCGGTCAGGGCCTGCAGGCCGAGACCGTCGAACGGGTCATCACGATGCTCAAGGCCGAGACGACCGAGCGACCCGCCGACGTGCTCTCGCTCAACATCCTGAGCAACCGCGGCCGCACGATCCGTCCCAAGACGCTCAACCAGAAGCGCTACGTCGACTCGATCGACAAGCACACGGTCGTCTTCGGCATCGGCCCGGCCGGCACCGGCAAGACCTACCTGGCCATGGCCAAGGCGGTCCAGGCGCTGCAGGCCAAGAAGGTCAACCGCATCATCCTGACCCGCCCGGCCGTCGAGGCCGGCGAGCGCCTCGGCTTCCTGCCCGGCACGCTCAGCGAGAAGATCGACCCCTACCTGCGCCCGCTGTACGACGCCCTGCACGACATGCTCGACCCCGAGACGATCCCCAAGCTGCTGGCGTCCAACACCATCGAGGTCGCCCCGCTGGCCTACATGCGCGGCCGCACCCTCAACGACGCGTTCATCATCCTCGACGAGGCGCAGAACACCTCGCCCGAGCAGATGAAGATGTTCCTGACGCGGCTCGGCTTCGGCTCCAAGATCGTGGTGACCGGCGACGTCACCCAGGTCGACCTGCCCACGGGCACCAAGTCGGGCCTGCGGGTGGTCGAGTCGATCCTCGACGACGTCGAGGACATCGCGTTCAACCGGCTCACCGGCCACGACGTGGTCCGCCACCGGCTCGTCGGCAAGATCGTCGCGGCGTACGACGAGTTCGACGCCCGTCCCGCCGCCCAGGGGGAGCGTCGGTGA
- a CDS encoding cytidine/deoxycytidylate deaminase family protein, with translation MTESLSAEDHKLVVLARSTRARTGAPQGAALRDLDGRTYAAATVDLPSLQVSALGVAVAMAVTSGARGVEAAVLLTAEGEGASEADLAVVRDLGGPGVPVHLADQRGTVGGRTTT, from the coding sequence GTGACCGAGTCTCTGAGCGCCGAGGACCACAAGCTGGTCGTGCTGGCCCGCTCCACCCGCGCCCGCACGGGGGCGCCCCAGGGTGCCGCCCTGCGCGACCTCGACGGCCGCACCTACGCCGCGGCCACCGTCGACCTGCCCTCGCTGCAGGTCTCCGCGCTCGGCGTCGCCGTCGCGATGGCGGTCACCAGCGGGGCCCGCGGCGTCGAGGCGGCGGTGCTGCTGACGGCCGAGGGCGAGGGCGCGAGCGAGGCCGACCTGGCGGTCGTGCGCGACCTGGGCGGCCCCGGGGTCCCGGTCCACCTGGCCGACCAGCGCGGCACCGTGGGTGGACGAACCACCACGTAG
- a CDS encoding response regulator, with product MDRSPPDTPRGPGGSGGAARTAVLVVDDDSGFADLLRRQVLAMSGGHRWFDPVDVAVTATMARVALHRRTPALVLLAEHLQGPHGFGLEAVAGGLRRPPVVVLVPETSPFERLLERIDEALQDRPAPRLRLVAYDGPQDEDPDDQDDPAQDPGPDRHERD from the coding sequence ATGGACCGATCACCACCGGACACCCCACGGGGCCCGGGCGGCTCGGGAGGGGCAGCCCGCACGGCCGTGCTCGTCGTCGACGACGACTCCGGCTTCGCCGACCTGCTGCGGCGCCAGGTGCTCGCGATGTCGGGGGGCCACCGCTGGTTCGACCCCGTCGACGTCGCCGTCACCGCGACCATGGCCCGGGTGGCCCTGCACCGGCGCACGCCGGCGCTGGTGCTGCTCGCCGAGCACCTCCAGGGCCCGCACGGCTTCGGGCTCGAGGCCGTCGCCGGCGGCCTGCGCCGCCCGCCCGTGGTCGTGCTCGTGCCCGAGACCAGCCCCTTCGAGCGGCTGCTCGAGCGCATCGACGAGGCGCTCCAGGACAGGCCGGCGCCCCGGCTGCGGCTGGTGGCGTACGACGGGCCGCAGGACGAGGACCCGGACGACCAGGACGACCCGGCACAGGACCCGGGCCCGGACCGGCACGAGCGCGACTAG
- a CDS encoding Gmad2 immunoglobulin-like domain-containing protein — translation MSQHEAPPDPALAALLHDAVADVHPEQGPGEVRSRTRRDAGASTRRWLPVTLAAAAATVVVIGGTTWAGDRDASPDPPGARGGGDTARDATTGPARPSAPARPSGPAGRTVEVTAYVVGDTALGPRLFPDRRTVGDATDSDLEVALQETVGAPSADPDHASAWPVRGTSVSAEAGADAITVDLRGADPGTEAAPASAQRAVQALVWTADTATRSRLPVRLTIGGEEVDRLWGVDVSSPVAPADGDDVLSPVVVDTPGEGGIVGSAFTVTGRASAPEATVVWQLRDGAEVVREGRATASECCTLAPYTFEVSAPLGSFTLVVSDTDSRGSGGSGGSGGSGGAGVTRDSKAISVK, via the coding sequence ATGAGCCAGCACGAGGCCCCGCCCGACCCCGCGCTGGCGGCGCTGCTGCACGACGCCGTCGCCGACGTCCATCCCGAGCAGGGCCCCGGGGAGGTGCGGTCCCGGACCCGCCGGGACGCCGGGGCGTCGACGCGCCGGTGGCTGCCGGTCACCCTCGCCGCCGCGGCCGCGACGGTCGTCGTCATCGGCGGCACCACCTGGGCCGGCGACCGCGACGCCTCCCCCGACCCGCCGGGGGCGCGGGGCGGCGGCGACACGGCCCGCGACGCGACGACCGGACCGGCCCGTCCGTCGGCGCCTGCCCGGCCCTCGGGTCCCGCGGGGCGCACGGTCGAGGTCACGGCGTACGTCGTCGGCGACACCGCGCTGGGGCCCCGCCTGTTCCCCGACCGCCGGACGGTGGGCGACGCCACCGACAGCGACCTCGAGGTGGCCCTGCAGGAGACCGTCGGCGCACCGTCCGCGGATCCCGACCACGCGTCCGCCTGGCCGGTCCGCGGCACCTCGGTCAGCGCTGAGGCCGGCGCCGACGCGATCACCGTCGACCTGCGCGGCGCCGACCCCGGGACCGAGGCGGCACCGGCCTCCGCGCAGCGCGCCGTCCAGGCGCTGGTGTGGACGGCCGACACCGCCACCCGCAGCCGGCTGCCCGTCCGCCTCACCATCGGCGGCGAGGAGGTCGACCGGCTCTGGGGCGTCGACGTCTCCTCCCCGGTCGCCCCGGCGGACGGCGACGACGTCCTGTCCCCCGTCGTCGTCGACACCCCCGGCGAGGGCGGCATCGTCGGCAGCGCCTTCACCGTCACCGGCCGCGCCTCCGCCCCCGAGGCCACCGTCGTGTGGCAGCTCAGGGACGGGGCCGAGGTGGTGCGCGAGGGCCGGGCGACGGCCTCGGAGTGCTGCACCCTGGCGCCGTACACCTTCGAGGTCTCGGCCCCCCTCGGCAGCTTCACGCTCGTGGTGTCCGACACGGACTCGCGTGGGTCGGGGGGATCCGGTGGGTCGGGTGGGTCCGGCGGCGCCGGGGTGACGCGGGACTCCAAGGCGATCAGCGTGAAGTAG
- the dnaJ gene encoding molecular chaperone DnaJ, which produces MSQDPYEILGVSRDAEADEIKKAYRRLARQLHPDVNPDPSTQERFKEVSAAYEVLSDPEKRRMYDLGGDPFGRGGGGGAQGAGFSFTDIMDAFFGGQAQGQGRGPRPRARRGQDALVRLEVELAEAAFGVTRELKVDTAVVCGVCEGSGAAAGSRPVTCETCHGRGEVQQVQRSFLGEVRTLRPCPACRGYGEIIPEPCRECSGDGRVRSRRTLTVKIPPGVDTGTRVQLTGEGEVGPGGGPAGDLYVEIHVPTHDVFTRDGTDLRCHVTVPMTAAALGTTIKLPLLEADVAEEDTEMDLWVDVEIRPGTQSGSEQVLRGRGIPHLRSQVRGDLVVTVEVETPGRLDDRQQELLRELARLRHEESPDGTISQPHKGVFGRLRDAFK; this is translated from the coding sequence GTGAGCCAGGACCCCTACGAGATCCTCGGCGTCTCCCGCGACGCCGAGGCCGACGAGATCAAGAAGGCCTACCGCCGGCTGGCTCGTCAGCTGCACCCCGACGTCAACCCCGACCCCTCCACGCAGGAGCGGTTCAAGGAGGTCTCGGCGGCGTACGAGGTGCTCTCCGACCCGGAGAAGCGCCGGATGTACGACCTCGGCGGCGACCCCTTCGGCCGTGGCGGCGGGGGCGGCGCCCAGGGCGCGGGCTTCTCCTTCACCGACATCATGGACGCCTTCTTCGGCGGCCAGGCGCAGGGTCAGGGCCGCGGCCCACGGCCCCGCGCCCGCCGTGGCCAGGACGCCCTGGTGCGGCTCGAGGTCGAGCTGGCCGAGGCGGCGTTCGGCGTCACCCGCGAGCTCAAGGTCGACACCGCCGTGGTCTGCGGCGTCTGCGAGGGCAGCGGTGCCGCCGCCGGCTCGCGGCCGGTGACCTGCGAGACCTGCCACGGCCGTGGCGAGGTGCAGCAGGTGCAGCGCTCGTTCCTCGGCGAGGTCCGGACGCTGCGGCCGTGCCCCGCGTGCCGCGGCTACGGCGAGATCATCCCCGAGCCCTGCCGCGAGTGCTCCGGCGACGGCCGGGTCCGGTCGCGCCGCACCCTGACGGTCAAGATCCCCCCGGGCGTCGACACCGGCACCCGCGTCCAGCTCACCGGCGAGGGCGAGGTCGGCCCCGGCGGCGGGCCCGCGGGCGACCTGTACGTCGAGATCCACGTGCCGACCCACGACGTCTTCACCCGCGACGGCACCGACCTGCGCTGCCACGTCACGGTCCCGATGACCGCCGCGGCGCTCGGCACCACCATCAAGCTGCCCCTGCTCGAGGCCGACGTCGCCGAGGAGGACACCGAGATGGACCTGTGGGTCGACGTCGAGATCCGTCCCGGCACCCAGTCCGGCTCCGAGCAGGTGCTGCGCGGCCGCGGCATCCCGCACCTGCGCTCGCAGGTGCGCGGCGACCTCGTCGTCACCGTCGAGGTCGAGACCCCCGGACGCCTCGACGACCGCCAGCAGGAGCTGCTGCGCGAGCTGGCCCGGCTGCGCCACGAGGAGTCGCCGGACGGCACCATCTCCCAGCCCCACAAGGGCGTCTTCGGTCGCCTGCGCGACGCCTTCAAGTGA
- a CDS encoding hemolysin family protein: MDGHSPGLILAIVVLVALSALLASTEAATSSFTRARALELAHEKRGGAVHLLRVLDDPARHLNALLFLRLLSETAAVVLATTVVLDLMGRNDWSSALVATAVMFVVLFVVIGVGPRTIGRQRSEQVSLATAGAVLALSRVLGPLPRLLILVGNALTPGKGFSEGPFGSEAELREMVDLAEASSLIESDESRMIHSVFELGDTSVREVMVPRTDIVYIERSKTLRQAMSLFLRSGYSRVPVTGEDTDDILGFVYLKDVSKRVFDRAAAATTETVEPLMRPVFRVPDSKPVDDLLREMQAERRHMAVVVDEYGGTAGIVTIEDLLEEIVGEITDEFDAEEAGVEELEDGSRRVAARFPVDDLDELFGVRIDEEEVDSVGGLLAKHLGKVPIAGSTVEVEGLRFTAEETKGRRNRVGTVLIERVQPAAAEQPSTGGDRVRS, encoded by the coding sequence ATGGACGGACACAGTCCGGGCCTGATCCTGGCGATCGTGGTCCTGGTCGCGCTGTCGGCGCTGCTGGCCAGCACCGAGGCGGCCACGTCGTCGTTCACCCGCGCCCGCGCCCTCGAGCTCGCCCACGAGAAGCGCGGTGGCGCGGTGCACCTGCTGCGGGTCCTCGACGACCCGGCGCGCCACCTCAACGCGCTGCTGTTCCTGCGGCTGCTCAGCGAGACCGCCGCCGTCGTGCTGGCCACGACGGTCGTGCTCGACCTCATGGGCCGCAACGACTGGAGCTCGGCCCTGGTCGCGACGGCGGTGATGTTCGTCGTGCTGTTCGTGGTCATCGGGGTCGGCCCGCGCACCATCGGCCGCCAGCGCAGCGAGCAGGTCTCGCTGGCCACCGCCGGTGCCGTGCTCGCGCTGAGCCGGGTGCTGGGCCCGCTGCCCCGCCTGCTCATCCTGGTCGGCAACGCGCTCACCCCCGGGAAGGGCTTCTCCGAGGGGCCGTTCGGCTCCGAGGCGGAGCTGCGGGAGATGGTCGACCTGGCCGAGGCCTCCAGCCTCATCGAGTCCGACGAGAGCCGGATGATCCACTCGGTCTTCGAGCTCGGCGACACCTCGGTCCGCGAGGTGATGGTGCCCCGCACCGACATCGTCTACATCGAGCGCAGCAAGACCCTGCGCCAGGCGATGTCGCTGTTCCTGCGCAGCGGCTACTCCCGGGTGCCCGTGACCGGCGAGGACACCGACGACATCCTGGGCTTCGTCTACCTCAAGGACGTCAGCAAGCGGGTCTTCGACCGCGCCGCCGCCGCCACCACCGAGACGGTCGAGCCGCTGATGCGCCCGGTCTTCCGGGTACCCGACTCCAAGCCCGTCGACGACCTGCTGCGCGAGATGCAGGCCGAGCGGCGCCACATGGCCGTGGTCGTCGACGAGTACGGCGGCACCGCCGGCATCGTGACGATCGAGGACCTGCTCGAGGAGATCGTCGGCGAGATCACCGACGAGTTCGACGCCGAGGAGGCGGGGGTCGAGGAGCTGGAGGACGGCTCGCGCCGGGTCGCCGCCCGCTTCCCGGTCGACGACCTCGACGAGCTGTTCGGCGTGCGCATCGACGAGGAGGAGGTCGACTCGGTCGGCGGCCTGCTCGCCAAGCACCTGGGCAAGGTCCCCATCGCCGGCTCCACGGTCGAGGTCGAGGGCCTGCGGTTCACCGCCGAGGAGACCAAGGGCCGCCGCAACCGGGTCGGCACCGTGCTCATCGAGCGCGTGCAGCCGGCCGCGGCCGAGCAGCCGTCCACCGGCGGCGACCGCGTCCGGTCCTGA
- a CDS encoding histidine triad nucleotide-binding protein, with translation MTASEDCLFCTIVAGGIPADVVHESDTTVAFRDVNPQAPTHVLVVPRSHHANAGELARHEPATVAALVDSARQVAEAEGLGEGYRLVFNTGAQAGQTVFHVHLHLLGGRDLGWPPG, from the coding sequence ATGACCGCGAGCGAGGACTGCCTGTTCTGCACGATCGTGGCCGGGGGGATCCCGGCCGACGTCGTCCACGAGTCCGACACGACCGTGGCGTTCCGCGACGTCAACCCCCAGGCTCCCACCCACGTGCTGGTGGTGCCTCGCTCCCACCACGCGAACGCCGGGGAGCTGGCCCGGCACGAGCCCGCGACCGTGGCCGCCCTGGTCGACAGCGCCCGCCAGGTCGCGGAGGCCGAGGGCCTGGGCGAGGGCTACCGGCTGGTGTTCAACACCGGGGCCCAGGCCGGCCAGACCGTCTTCCACGTGCACCTGCACCTGCTCGGCGGACGCGACCTGGGGTGGCCGCCCGGGTGA